From Pandoraea norimbergensis, the proteins below share one genomic window:
- the rplF gene encoding 50S ribosomal protein L6: MSRVGKSPIALPKGVDATLTGNVLTIKGALGSLTRGINTLVNVKIEDATITFAPADESREANALYGTERALVNNMVTGVSKGFEKKLQLVGVGYRAKAEGNNLKLELGFSHDVVHAMPEGVKAETPTQTEIIIKGVDKQRIGQVAAEVRGYRPPEPYKGKGVRYADEVVILKETKKK, translated from the coding sequence ATGTCTCGCGTAGGTAAGAGTCCTATTGCACTGCCGAAGGGCGTTGACGCAACGCTGACTGGCAATGTGCTGACGATCAAGGGCGCCCTGGGTTCGTTGACCCGCGGCATCAACACCCTCGTGAACGTCAAGATTGAAGACGCCACCATCACCTTCGCCCCGGCCGATGAAAGCCGTGAAGCGAATGCGCTGTATGGTACGGAACGTGCACTGGTCAACAATATGGTGACTGGTGTGAGCAAGGGTTTCGAGAAGAAGCTGCAACTCGTTGGCGTGGGTTATCGCGCCAAGGCTGAAGGTAACAACCTGAAGCTTGAGCTGGGTTTCTCGCACGATGTTGTGCACGCCATGCCGGAAGGTGTTAAGGCGGAAACCCCGACGCAAACGGAGATCATCATCAAAGGCGTTGATAAACAACGCATCGGACAAGTGGCTGCGGAAGTTCGCGGTTACCGTCCGCCCGAGCCCTACAAGGGTAAGGGTGTCCGCTATGCGGACGAAGTGGTGATCCTCAAGGAAACCAAGAAGAAGTAA
- the rpsH gene encoding 30S ribosomal protein S8: MSMSDPIADMLTRIRNAQMVEKASVKMPSSKLKVSIAKVLKDEGYIEDFAVEAEETKPVLNIALKYYAGRPVIERLERVSRPGLRVYKSRNDIPQVMNGLGVAIVSTPKGVMTDRKARATGVGGEVICYVA, encoded by the coding sequence ATGAGCATGAGCGATCCTATCGCCGATATGCTGACCCGCATCCGCAACGCTCAGATGGTTGAGAAGGCATCCGTGAAGATGCCCTCGTCCAAGCTGAAGGTCTCGATCGCCAAAGTCCTGAAGGACGAAGGCTACATCGAAGACTTCGCGGTTGAGGCAGAAGAAACCAAGCCGGTGCTGAACATTGCACTGAAGTACTACGCTGGCCGTCCTGTGATTGAGCGCCTCGAGCGCGTGTCGCGTCCGGGTCTGCGTGTGTACAAGAGCCGCAACGACATCCCGCAGGTCATGAATGGCCTCGGCGTTGCAATCGTCTCGACCCCGAAGGGCGTGATGACCGATCGCAAAGCACGCGCCACCGGCGTGGGCGGCGAAGTCATCTGCTACGTCGCCTAA
- the rpsN gene encoding 30S ribosomal protein S14 → MAKLALIEREKKRARLAQKFSAKRDALKAIIEDTSKSEDERYEARLALQQLPRNANPTRQRNRCELTGRPRGTFRKFGLARNKIREIAFRGEIPGVTKASW, encoded by the coding sequence GTGGCTAAACTGGCACTTATCGAACGCGAAAAGAAACGCGCCCGTCTGGCGCAGAAATTTTCTGCCAAGCGCGACGCCCTCAAAGCGATCATCGAAGACACCAGCAAGTCGGAAGACGAGCGTTATGAAGCACGTCTGGCGCTGCAACAGCTGCCGCGTAACGCCAACCCGACGCGTCAACGCAATCGTTGCGAACTGACCGGCCGTCCGCGCGGAACCTTCCGCAAATTCGGCCTGGCCCGTAACAAGATCCGTGAAATCGCCTTCCGTGGCGAAATCCCGGGCGTGACCAAAGCTAGCTGGTAA
- the rplE gene encoding 50S ribosomal protein L5, translated as MARLQEFYKDKVVAALTTQFGYKSVMEVPRITKITLNMGLGQAVADKKIIEHAVGDLTKIAGQKPVVTKARKAIAGFKIREGYPIGTMVTLRGERMFEFLDRFITVALPRVRDFRGISGRAFDGRGNYNIGVKEQIIFPEIEYDKIDALRGLNISITTTAKTDEEAKALLSAFKFPFRN; from the coding sequence ATGGCCCGTTTGCAAGAGTTCTACAAAGACAAAGTTGTTGCCGCTCTGACGACTCAGTTCGGTTACAAGTCTGTCATGGAAGTGCCGCGTATCACCAAGATCACCCTGAACATGGGCCTTGGCCAAGCGGTTGCTGACAAGAAGATCATTGAACACGCCGTTGGCGATCTGACGAAAATTGCCGGCCAAAAGCCGGTGGTGACGAAGGCTCGCAAGGCTATCGCCGGTTTCAAGATCCGCGAAGGTTACCCGATCGGTACGATGGTGACGTTGCGCGGTGAGCGTATGTTCGAATTCCTGGATCGTTTCATCACCGTGGCTCTGCCGCGCGTGCGTGACTTCCGCGGTATTTCGGGTCGTGCGTTCGACGGTCGTGGCAATTACAACATCGGTGTGAAGGAACAGATCATCTTCCCCGAAATCGAGTACGACAAAATCGACGCGCTGCGTGGGCTGAACATCAGCATCACCACCACCGCGAAGACTGACGAAGAAGCCAAGGCTCTTCTGTCGGCGTTCAAATTCCCGTTCCGTAACTGA
- the rplX gene encoding 50S ribosomal protein L24 produces the protein MNKIRKGDQVIVLTGKDKAKRGTVLAIDGDKLVVEGVNVAKKHVKPNPMKGTQGGVVDKTMPIHVSNVALVDANGKPSRVGIKVEDGKKVRFLKTTGATVVGA, from the coding sequence ATGAACAAGATTCGCAAGGGTGACCAGGTCATCGTGCTGACGGGTAAGGACAAGGCCAAGCGTGGCACGGTCCTGGCCATTGATGGCGACAAGTTGGTCGTCGAGGGCGTGAACGTTGCTAAGAAGCACGTCAAGCCGAACCCGATGAAGGGCACGCAAGGTGGCGTGGTCGACAAGACGATGCCGATCCACGTTTCGAACGTGGCGCTGGTGGATGCCAATGGCAAGCCGTCGCGTGTGGGCATCAAGGTCGAAGACGGCAAGAAGGTCCGCTTCCTCAAGACGACCGGTGCTACGGTCGTCGGTGCCTAA
- the rplN gene encoding 50S ribosomal protein L14, producing MIQTETRLEVADNTGAREVMCIKVLGGSKRRYAGIGDIIKVSVKDAAPRGRVKKGEIYNAVVVRTAKGVRRQDGSLVKFDGNAAVLLNTKLEPIGTRIFGPVTRELRTERFMKIVSLAPEVL from the coding sequence ATGATTCAAACTGAAACCCGGCTCGAAGTGGCCGACAACACCGGTGCGCGCGAAGTGATGTGCATCAAGGTGCTGGGCGGCTCCAAGCGTCGTTACGCCGGCATTGGCGACATCATCAAGGTCAGCGTGAAAGACGCTGCGCCGCGTGGTCGCGTCAAGAAGGGCGAAATTTACAATGCAGTGGTCGTGCGTACCGCCAAGGGCGTGCGTCGCCAAGACGGCTCGCTGGTCAAATTCGACGGCAACGCCGCCGTGCTGCTGAACACCAAGCTCGAGCCGATCGGCACCCGTATCTTCGGACCGGTTACGCGTGAACTGCGTACCGAACGCTTCATGAAGATCGTGTCGCTGGCCCCGGAAGTGCTGTAA
- the rpsQ gene encoding 30S ribosomal protein S17, translated as MNDTAKTSLKRTLVGKVVSDKMDKTVTVLVERQMKHPLYGKYIVRSKKYHAHDETNQIKEGDTVEIQETRPLSKTKAWTVSRLVEAARII; from the coding sequence ATGAACGATACCGCTAAGACCTCGCTGAAGCGTACCCTCGTGGGTAAGGTTGTCAGCGACAAGATGGACAAGACGGTTACCGTGCTGGTCGAGCGTCAAATGAAGCACCCGCTCTACGGCAAGTACATTGTGCGTTCGAAGAAGTATCACGCGCACGATGAAACCAACCAGATCAAGGAAGGCGATACGGTCGAGATTCAAGAAACTCGTCCGCTGTCGAAGACCAAGGCCTGGACGGTTTCCCGTCTCGTGGAAGCCGCCCGCATCATCTAA
- the rpmC gene encoding 50S ribosomal protein L29, translated as MKASELRAKDPVALNNELSDLLKAQFGLRMQAATQQLSNTSQLKKVRKDIARVRTVLTEKASQK; from the coding sequence ATGAAAGCATCCGAACTTCGTGCCAAGGATCCCGTCGCTCTGAACAACGAGCTGTCGGATCTGCTGAAGGCCCAATTCGGTCTTCGCATGCAAGCGGCCACCCAACAGCTGAGCAACACCAGCCAGCTGAAGAAGGTGCGCAAGGACATCGCGCGTGTGCGTACCGTGTTGACTGAGAAGGCGAGCCAGAAATGA
- the rplP gene encoding 50S ribosomal protein L16, with the protein MLQPKRRKYRKEQKGRNTGVATRGNEVSFGEFGLKAVGRGRLTARQIEAARRAMTRHIKRGGRIWIRIFPDKPISQKPAEVRMGNGKGNPEYYVAEIQPGKMLYEMDGVDEALAREAFRLAAAKLPIQTTFFVRRLGA; encoded by the coding sequence ATGCTGCAACCGAAACGCAGAAAGTATCGTAAAGAGCAGAAGGGCCGTAACACTGGCGTCGCCACCCGTGGCAACGAAGTGTCGTTCGGCGAATTCGGTCTCAAGGCGGTCGGTCGCGGTCGTCTGACGGCTCGTCAGATTGAAGCCGCTCGTCGCGCCATGACCCGTCACATCAAGCGTGGTGGCCGTATCTGGATTCGTATTTTCCCGGATAAGCCGATCTCGCAAAAGCCGGCCGAAGTGCGTATGGGTAACGGTAAGGGTAACCCTGAGTACTACGTCGCCGAGATTCAACCGGGCAAGATGCTGTACGAGATGGACGGTGTTGATGAAGCACTGGCACGCGAGGCGTTCCGCCTGGCTGCCGCTAAGCTGCCGATTCAGACGACGTTCTTCGTCCGTCGCCTTGGCGCTTGA
- the rpsC gene encoding 30S ribosomal protein S3, whose translation MGQKIHPTGFRLAVSRNWSSRWYANNQNFAQMLQEDIGVRDYLKKKLKNASVGRVIIERPARNARITIFSSRPGVVIGKKGEDIEILKAELQKRMGVPVHVNIEEIRKPETDAQLIADSIAQQLERRIMFRRAMKRAMQNAMRLGAQGIKIMSAGRLNGIEIARTEWYREGRVPLHTLRADIDYATSEAKTTYGIIGIKVWVYKGDTLGRNDAPVAEEPAEEKRPRRNARPGDRRPRRDDAGDKAGAKRGGARRPAGKPEGDAKTGE comes from the coding sequence ATGGGACAGAAAATTCATCCGACTGGCTTCCGCTTGGCCGTCAGTCGTAACTGGTCTTCGCGTTGGTACGCGAACAACCAGAATTTCGCTCAGATGTTGCAGGAAGACATCGGCGTTCGCGATTACCTGAAGAAGAAGCTGAAGAACGCTTCGGTTGGCCGCGTCATCATCGAGCGTCCGGCCCGTAATGCCCGCATTACGATTTTCAGCTCGCGTCCGGGCGTTGTGATCGGTAAGAAGGGCGAGGACATCGAAATCCTCAAGGCCGAACTGCAAAAGCGCATGGGCGTGCCGGTTCACGTGAACATCGAAGAAATCCGCAAGCCGGAAACCGATGCTCAACTGATCGCCGACTCGATCGCTCAGCAGCTTGAGCGCCGTATCATGTTCCGTCGCGCAATGAAGCGCGCGATGCAGAACGCGATGCGTCTGGGTGCCCAAGGCATCAAGATCATGAGCGCTGGCCGTCTGAACGGTATCGAAATCGCCCGTACCGAATGGTATCGCGAAGGCCGTGTGCCCCTGCACACCCTGCGCGCCGACATCGACTACGCGACCTCGGAAGCGAAGACGACCTACGGCATCATCGGTATCAAGGTGTGGGTGTACAAGGGTGACACGCTGGGCCGCAACGACGCTCCGGTGGCTGAAGAGCCGGCCGAAGAAAAGCGTCCGCGCCGCAACGCGCGTCCGGGCGACCGTCGCCCCCGTCGTGACGACGCTGGCGATAAGGCCGGTGCGAAGCGCGGTGGTGCACGCCGTCCGGCTGGCAAGCCTGAAGGCGACGCCAAGACTGGAGAATAA
- the rplV gene encoding 50S ribosomal protein L22 has protein sequence MEVKAIHRGARISAQKTRLVADQIRGLPLERALNVLTFSPKKAAVIIKKVLESAIANAEHNEGADIDELRVKGIFVDKATSLKRFTARAKGRGNRIEKQSCHITVTLGN, from the coding sequence ATGGAAGTGAAAGCAATTCATCGCGGTGCTCGTATCTCGGCGCAGAAGACGCGTCTGGTCGCTGACCAGATTCGTGGCCTGCCGCTCGAACGTGCACTGAATGTCCTGACCTTCTCGCCGAAGAAGGCCGCTGTCATCATCAAGAAGGTGCTCGAGTCGGCAATCGCCAACGCCGAGCACAATGAAGGTGCTGACATCGACGAGCTGCGCGTTAAGGGCATCTTCGTTGACAAGGCGACCTCGCTCAAGCGTTTCACCGCGCGCGCCAAGGGCCGTGGTAACCGCATCGAGAAGCAATCCTGTCACATCACTGTGACGCTGGGTAACTAA
- the rpsS gene encoding 30S ribosomal protein S19, which produces MTRSVKKGPFCDAHLLKKVEAAAASRDKKPIKTWSRRSTVLPDFIGLTIAVHNGRQHVPVYVTENMVGHKLGEFALTRTFKGHAADKKAKK; this is translated from the coding sequence ATGACTCGTTCTGTTAAAAAAGGTCCGTTTTGCGACGCTCATCTGCTGAAGAAAGTGGAAGCGGCTGCTGCATCGCGGGACAAAAAGCCGATCAAAACCTGGTCGCGTCGTTCGACCGTTCTGCCCGATTTCATCGGTTTGACGATCGCCGTGCATAACGGCCGTCAACACGTGCCGGTGTACGTGACGGAAAACATGGTCGGCCACAAGCTGGGTGAGTTCGCACTCACCCGTACCTTCAAAGGCCATGCGGCCGACAAGAAGGCGAAGAAATAA
- the rplB gene encoding 50S ribosomal protein L2: MALVKTKPTSPGRRALVKVVNKDLHKGKPFAPLLDTKSKTAGRNNNGHITTRHMGGGHKQHYRIVDFRRNKDGIPAKVERLEYDPNRSANIALLCYADGERRYIIAPRGLTVGQQVVSGSEAPIKAGNALPIRNIPVGTTIHGIEILPGKGAQIARAAGTSAMLLAREGVYAQVRLRSGEIRRVHIECRATIGEVGNEEHSLRQLGKAGAKRWRGIRPTVRGVAMNPVDHPHGGGEGRTAAGRHPVSPWGQHTKGKRTRSTKRTDSMIVQRRKKR; this comes from the coding sequence ATGGCACTCGTCAAAACTAAGCCGACATCGCCGGGCCGCCGTGCCCTGGTCAAGGTCGTCAACAAGGATCTGCATAAGGGCAAGCCGTTCGCCCCGCTGCTGGATACCAAGAGCAAGACCGCCGGCCGTAACAACAACGGTCACATCACCACCCGTCACATGGGTGGCGGTCATAAGCAACATTACCGTATCGTCGATTTCCGTCGTAACAAGGACGGCATTCCGGCGAAGGTTGAGCGTCTGGAATATGACCCGAACCGCAGCGCGAACATCGCACTGCTTTGCTACGCCGACGGCGAGCGTCGTTACATCATTGCTCCGCGCGGTCTGACCGTCGGCCAGCAAGTGGTGAGCGGCTCGGAAGCGCCGATCAAGGCTGGCAATGCACTGCCGATCCGCAACATTCCGGTCGGTACCACGATCCACGGCATCGAAATCCTGCCGGGCAAGGGCGCGCAAATCGCTCGTGCTGCAGGTACCTCGGCAATGCTGCTGGCACGTGAAGGTGTGTACGCTCAGGTGCGTCTGCGTTCGGGTGAAATCCGTCGCGTGCACATTGAGTGCCGCGCCACCATCGGTGAAGTCGGTAACGAAGAGCACAGCCTGCGCCAATTGGGCAAGGCCGGTGCAAAGCGTTGGCGCGGTATTCGCCCGACCGTTCGCGGTGTGGCGATGAACCCGGTGGATCACCCGCACGGTGGTGGTGAAGGTCGTACGGCTGCTGGTCGTCATCCGGTCAGCCCGTGGGGTCAGCATACCAAGGGTAAGCGTACCCGCTCGACCAAGCGCACCGACAGCATGATTGTTCAGCGTCGCAAGAAGCGTTAA
- the rplW gene encoding 50S ribosomal protein L23 — protein MSDVRKNDHRLMQVLLAPVISEKATLVADKNEQVVFQVARDANKQEVKAAVELLFKVEVESVQILNRKGKQKRFGRFMGRRDHEKKAYVSLKPGQEINFEAEAK, from the coding sequence ATGAGCGACGTGCGTAAAAACGACCATCGTCTGATGCAGGTCCTGCTCGCGCCGGTGATCTCCGAAAAGGCGACGCTGGTGGCCGACAAGAACGAGCAAGTGGTGTTCCAAGTTGCACGTGACGCGAACAAGCAAGAAGTGAAGGCTGCTGTTGAGCTTCTCTTCAAGGTGGAAGTCGAGTCGGTGCAAATCCTGAACCGCAAGGGCAAGCAAAAGCGCTTTGGCCGTTTCATGGGTCGTCGCGACCATGAGAAGAAGGCCTACGTCAGCCTGAAGCCGGGTCAGGAAATCAATTTTGAAGCGGAGGCCAAGTAA
- the rplD gene encoding 50S ribosomal protein L4 codes for MELKLLNEQGQEGAAVNASDVVFGRDYNEALIHQVVVAYQANARSGNRAQKDREQVKHTTKKPWRQKGTGRARAGMSSSPLWRGGGRIFPNSPEENFTHKINKKMYRAGVCSILSQLAREGRLVVVDDIKIDAPKTKLLAEKIKAMGLDSVLLITDTVDENLFLASRNLAHFAVTEPRFADPLSLIYFKKVLLTKGAIAKIEEMLS; via the coding sequence ATGGAACTGAAGCTCCTGAATGAGCAAGGTCAGGAAGGCGCTGCGGTCAACGCGTCGGACGTCGTGTTCGGTCGTGACTACAACGAAGCGCTGATCCACCAAGTGGTTGTGGCTTATCAAGCCAACGCCCGCAGCGGCAATCGTGCGCAAAAAGACCGTGAACAGGTCAAGCACACGACCAAGAAGCCGTGGCGTCAGAAGGGTACGGGCCGCGCTCGTGCCGGTATGTCGTCGAGCCCGTTGTGGCGCGGCGGTGGCCGTATCTTCCCGAATTCGCCGGAAGAAAACTTCACCCACAAAATCAACAAGAAGATGTACCGCGCCGGTGTGTGCTCGATTCTGTCGCAGCTCGCCCGTGAAGGTCGTCTGGTAGTGGTCGACGACATCAAGATTGATGCACCGAAGACCAAACTGCTCGCTGAAAAGATCAAGGCCATGGGCCTCGATTCGGTGCTGCTGATCACGGATACCGTGGACGAGAACCTGTTCTTGGCCTCGCGCAATCTGGCTCACTTCGCTGTCACCGAGCCGCGTTTCGCCGACCCGCTGTCGCTCATCTACTTCAAGAAGGTGTTGCTGACGAAGGGCGCGATCGCCAAGATTGAGGAGATGCTGTCATGA
- the rplC gene encoding 50S ribosomal protein L3 — translation MSLGLVGRKVGMTRIFTDDGDSIPVTVLDVSNNRVTQIKTDETDGYTAVQVTFGKRRATRVTKAAAGHYAKAGVEAGEILKEFRVEAAKAAELQPGAAVGVDLFQVGQKVDVQGVSIGKGYAGTIKRYNFASGRASHGNSRSHNVPGSIGMAQDPGRVFPGKRMTGHMGDATTTVQNLEIARIDAERGLLFVKGAVPGANEGKVFVTTAVKAKLAKGA, via the coding sequence ATGAGCCTTGGCCTTGTCGGTCGCAAGGTTGGCATGACGCGTATTTTCACGGACGACGGCGATTCGATTCCCGTTACCGTGCTCGACGTGTCTAACAACCGCGTGACGCAAATCAAGACGGATGAAACGGACGGCTATACCGCCGTTCAAGTTACTTTCGGTAAGCGTCGCGCCACGCGCGTGACCAAAGCCGCCGCCGGTCACTACGCGAAAGCGGGTGTCGAAGCCGGTGAAATCCTGAAGGAATTCCGCGTCGAAGCTGCTAAAGCTGCTGAATTGCAGCCGGGCGCAGCCGTTGGCGTTGATCTGTTCCAAGTAGGCCAGAAGGTCGACGTGCAAGGCGTGTCGATCGGTAAGGGTTACGCCGGTACGATCAAGCGTTACAACTTCGCTTCGGGCCGTGCCTCGCACGGTAACTCGCGTTCGCACAACGTTCCGGGTTCGATCGGTATGGCGCAGGATCCGGGTCGTGTGTTCCCGGGTAAGCGCATGACGGGTCACATGGGTGACGCGACGACGACGGTGCAGAATCTCGAAATCGCGCGCATTGACGCTGAACGTGGCCTGCTCTTCGTGAAGGGTGCCGTTCCGGGCGCCAACGAAGGCAAGGTTTTCGTGACCACGGCTGTCAAGGCCAAACTCGCGAAGGGAGCGTAA
- the rpsJ gene encoding 30S ribosomal protein S10: MQNQKIRIRLKAFDYRLIDQSAAEIVETAKRTGAIVKGPVPLPTRIERFDILRSPHVNKTSRDQLEIRTHQRLMDIVDPTDKTVDALMKLDLPAGVDVEIKLQ; encoded by the coding sequence ATGCAGAACCAAAAAATCCGTATCCGCCTGAAGGCCTTCGACTATCGTTTGATCGACCAGTCGGCTGCTGAAATCGTCGAAACCGCCAAGCGCACGGGCGCTATCGTCAAGGGCCCGGTGCCCCTGCCGACGCGCATCGAGCGTTTCGACATCCTGCGTTCGCCGCACGTCAACAAGACGTCGCGCGATCAGCTCGAAATCCGCACGCACCAACGCCTGATGGACATCGTCGATCCGACGGACAAGACCGTCGACGCGCTGATGAAGCTGGACCTGCCGGCTGGTGTCGACGTCGAGATCAAGCTGCAGTAA
- the tuf gene encoding elongation factor Tu yields MAKEKFERTKPHVNVGTIGHVDHGKTTLTAAIATVLSSKFGGTAKKYDEIDAAPEEKARGITINTAHIEYETANRHYAHVDCPGHADYVKNMITGAAQMDGAILVCSAADGPMPQTREHILLARQVGVPYIIVFLNKCDMVDDAELLELVEMEVRELLTKYEFPGDDLPIVKGSAKLALEGDKGELGEVAILALAEALDTYIPTPERAIDKAFLMPVEDVFSISGRGTVVTGRVESGVVKVGEEIEIVGIVPTVKTICTGVEMFRKLLDQGQAGDNVGILLRGTKREDVQRGQVLAKPGSIKPHTDFTGEVYILSKDEGGRHTPFFNNYRPQFYFRTTDVTGSISLPEGKEMVMPGDNVSITVKLIAPIAMTEGLRFAIREGGRTVGAGVVATIVA; encoded by the coding sequence ATGGCAAAGGAAAAATTCGAGCGGACTAAGCCGCACGTGAACGTCGGCACCATCGGTCACGTTGACCATGGCAAGACCACCCTGACGGCCGCTATCGCAACGGTTCTGTCGTCGAAGTTCGGCGGCACGGCTAAGAAGTACGACGAAATCGACGCAGCGCCGGAAGAAAAGGCACGCGGTATTACGATTAACACCGCGCACATCGAGTACGAAACGGCTAACCGCCACTACGCACACGTTGACTGCCCGGGCCACGCCGACTACGTCAAGAACATGATTACCGGTGCTGCGCAGATGGACGGCGCAATCCTGGTTTGCTCGGCCGCAGACGGTCCGATGCCGCAAACGCGTGAGCACATCCTGTTGGCCCGCCAAGTTGGCGTGCCGTACATCATCGTGTTCCTGAACAAGTGCGACATGGTCGACGACGCCGAGCTGCTCGAGCTGGTCGAAATGGAAGTTCGTGAGCTTCTGACGAAGTACGAATTCCCGGGCGACGATCTGCCGATCGTTAAGGGTTCGGCCAAGCTGGCGCTGGAAGGCGACAAGGGCGAACTGGGTGAAGTGGCAATTCTGGCGCTGGCTGAAGCGCTGGACACGTACATCCCGACGCCGGAGCGCGCCATCGACAAGGCATTCCTGATGCCGGTTGAAGACGTGTTCTCGATCTCGGGCCGTGGCACGGTGGTGACGGGTCGCGTTGAGTCGGGCGTGGTCAAGGTCGGCGAAGAAATCGAAATCGTGGGCATCGTGCCGACGGTCAAGACGATTTGCACGGGCGTTGAAATGTTCCGCAAGCTGCTCGACCAAGGTCAAGCAGGCGACAACGTGGGTATTCTGCTGCGCGGCACGAAGCGTGAAGACGTCCAGCGTGGTCAGGTTCTGGCCAAGCCGGGCTCGATCAAGCCGCACACGGACTTCACGGGCGAGGTCTACATTCTGTCGAAGGACGAAGGTGGTCGTCACACGCCGTTCTTCAACAACTACCGTCCGCAGTTCTACTTCCGTACGACGGACGTGACCGGTTCGATCAGCCTGCCGGAAGGTAAGGAAATGGTCATGCCGGGCGACAACGTGTCGATCACGGTCAAGCTGATCGCTCCGATCGCCATGACCGAAGGTCTGCGTTTCGCAATCCGCGAAGGTGGCCGTACCGTCGGCGCCGGCGTGGTTGCTACGATCGTTGCCTAA